One Castanea sativa cultivar Marrone di Chiusa Pesio chromosome 4, ASM4071231v1 DNA window includes the following coding sequences:
- the LOC142632455 gene encoding uncharacterized protein LOC142632455, producing the protein MQQAVRSAQNQWLPPPMDVVKINFDGATSPKKKKAGIGVVVRDVNGLVLASCAKIKHEPYKAVEIESLVAATTLSLTTDLGFQRVILERDSMEVIQALRENTQPLTPTGLPLEDVRRFSQNFDELLFSHTKRDGNIVAHSLAKYALSIPDFLV; encoded by the coding sequence ATGCAACAAGCAGTCCGATCAGCACAAAACCAGTGGCTTCCTCCTCCAATGGACGTggtgaaaataaattttgatggagCGACGagtccaaaaaagaagaaggctgGTATAGGTGTAGTGGTTCGTGATGTAAATGGCTTGGTGCTAGCCTCATGTGCAAAGATAAAACACGAACCTTACAAGGCAGTGGAGATTGAATCCTTAGTAGCAGCAACGACACTATCCCTTACAACAGATCTTGGTTTTCAGCGCGTTATTTTGGAGAGAGATTCAATGGAAGTGATACAAGCTTTGCGAGAGAATACACAGCCCCTAACACCTACGGGTTTACCGCTTGAGGATGTTAGAAGgttttcccaaaattttgatGAATTGCTATTTTCTCATACTAAAAGAGATGGCAATATTGTAGCTCATAGTCTGGCTAAATATGCTCTAAGCATACCAGATTTTTTAGTGTGA